The following coding sequences are from one Pseudomonadota bacterium window:
- the glmU gene encoding bifunctional UDP-N-acetylglucosamine diphosphorylase/glucosamine-1-phosphate N-acetyltransferase GlmU — protein MTSSTSPTAIILAAGEGTRMRSPLPKVLHPVGHKPLIAHVMDAAKAAGLARTCLVLGHGRREVEETMKAAGHTFAVAEQTQRLGTGHAVMTVRDAGLLGDGPVMVLLGDAPLIRPDLIEQALARLQGGADIAVVGFEAVDPTGYGRLIMDGESLRAIVEEKDAAVDQRAVTLCNSGLMAFAPGVLAPLLGRLNNDNAKGEYYLTDAIGLAAEAGQSVAVTLADEADLAGVNTRADLAAVEAAFQSRRRHELMLSGVSMQAPETVMLAHDTVIEPDVTLEPNIVFGLGVTVRSGATIRAFCHLEGATVGEGATIGPFARLRPETTIGDGARVGNFCEVKKAAIDEGAKVNHLSYIGDAHVGAGANIGAGTITCNYDGRNKHHTEIGEGAFIGSNSALVAPVTVEAGGYVGSGSVITKTVPSGDLAIARAKQVNLRGRAPKPKNKRQ, from the coding sequence ATGACATCGTCGACCTCTCCAACTGCAATCATACTGGCGGCCGGCGAGGGGACCCGGATGCGGTCGCCTTTGCCCAAGGTCCTGCATCCGGTCGGTCACAAACCGCTCATCGCCCATGTGATGGATGCTGCCAAAGCTGCCGGACTTGCGCGGACCTGTCTTGTGCTTGGGCATGGTCGTCGGGAGGTTGAAGAGACGATGAAGGCGGCCGGTCACACTTTTGCGGTCGCTGAACAAACCCAACGGCTGGGAACCGGTCACGCGGTCATGACCGTTCGCGATGCTGGGCTGTTGGGAGACGGCCCCGTTATGGTGTTGCTGGGGGACGCACCGCTCATCCGCCCCGATTTGATCGAACAGGCGCTTGCACGCCTGCAAGGCGGTGCGGATATCGCGGTGGTGGGCTTTGAAGCAGTCGACCCAACGGGCTACGGCCGCCTCATTATGGATGGCGAAAGCCTGCGCGCGATTGTTGAAGAAAAAGATGCCGCCGTGGATCAGCGCGCTGTAACCTTGTGCAATTCGGGCCTGATGGCGTTTGCACCTGGCGTATTGGCGCCGTTGCTGGGACGGCTCAACAATGACAATGCGAAGGGCGAATACTACCTGACGGACGCCATTGGCCTCGCGGCAGAAGCGGGCCAAAGCGTAGCGGTCACACTTGCGGACGAAGCTGATCTCGCCGGGGTCAACACGCGGGCCGACCTGGCAGCCGTCGAGGCGGCTTTTCAAAGCCGGAGGCGGCATGAATTGATGCTGTCCGGGGTCTCCATGCAAGCCCCCGAAACAGTCATGCTTGCGCACGACACCGTCATCGAGCCGGACGTGACGCTTGAGCCAAATATCGTCTTCGGGCTGGGGGTGACCGTCCGATCAGGCGCGACCATCCGCGCTTTTTGCCATCTCGAAGGCGCAACAGTCGGAGAAGGAGCCACCATCGGGCCTTTTGCCCGGCTGCGACCGGAAACCACGATCGGCGATGGCGCGCGCGTCGGCAATTTCTGCGAAGTCAAGAAGGCGGCGATCGACGAAGGGGCAAAGGTCAATCACCTCAGTTACATTGGCGACGCCCATGTCGGCGCGGGCGCAAACATCGGGGCCGGGACGATCACGTGCAATTACGATGGTCGCAACAAACACCACACCGAGATCGGCGAGGGGGCCTTTATCGGTTCAAACAGCGCGTTGGTCGCGCCGGTGACCGTGGAGGCTGGCGGCTATGTCGGCTCTGGCAGCGTGATCACCAAGACGGTTCCATCGGGTGATCTCGCAATCGCCCGCGCCAAGCAGGTCAATTTGCGCGGTCGGGCGCCGAAGCCGAAAAACAAGAGACAGTAG